A window of Primulina tabacum isolate GXHZ01 chromosome 4, ASM2559414v2, whole genome shotgun sequence contains these coding sequences:
- the LOC142541882 gene encoding uncharacterized protein LOC142541882, translating into MQNDRVIAYASRQLKIHKKNYPTHDLELAAIFFALKIWRHYLYGERCKNFTNLKSLKNFFTEKELNMSYHSRKANEVADALRRKTAVVGHLALESILRDRIRTEKSNDEQLRKWKMRAESKGSTLYFVYDDIVRYRGCSWVHNGDSLRVEL; encoded by the exons ATGCAAAATGATAGGGTGATCGCCTATGCATCAAGACAGCTGAAGATTCATAAGAAGAACTATCCGACGCACGACCTTGAATTAGCTGCAAttttttttgcattgaagatctggagacattacttgtatggtGAGAGGTGCAAGAATTTCACCAATTTGAAGAGCCTCAAAAATTTCTTTACtgagaaagagctgaacatgag CTATCACTCAAGAAAAGCTAATGAGGTGGCCGATGCATTGAGGAGGAAGACAGCAGTGGTAGGCCATTTAGCTTTGGAG TCCATTCTGAGAGACCGCATTCGTACTGAGAAGTCTAATGATGAGCAGTTGCGAAAGTGGAAGATGAGGGCCGAATCAAAGGGCAGCACTTTGTATTTTGTGTATGATGACATTGTTAGATATAGAGGCTGTTCATGGGTGCATAATGGTGATTCGTTGAGAGTCGAGTTATGA